A genomic segment from Hypanus sabinus isolate sHypSab1 chromosome 8, sHypSab1.hap1, whole genome shotgun sequence encodes:
- the LOC132397755 gene encoding general transcription factor II-I repeat domain-containing protein 2-like — MVDMTAHLNTLNTALQGKGRTALHMLEDVLAFERKLTVLARDLQKGTLSHFPNLREFKQGHDMIISEYLHSAIIAMQTSFGKRFCEFREEKNTLSFPVTPLSIDPSLLNTTALAGVSQPDLEMELAVIADKDIWVSKFRRLTADLEDVARQKAVLAQKHKWSDIENLTDDSLRSCVKMKVTSYSPDVQTLCAEVQEQKSH; from the coding sequence atggtagacatgacagcgcacctgaacacgctgaacacagctcttcaggggaaaggacgtacagccctgcacatgttggaggatgttttggcattcgagcgcaagttgacagtgcttgccagagatttacagaaaggcactttgtctcacttccccaatttgagagagttcaaacaaggtcacgacatgataatttcggagtatttacattctgcaatcatcgcaatgcaaacatcgtttgggaaacgcttctgtgagttcagagaggaaaaaaacacattatccttcccggtcactcccttaagcatcgatccttccctactgaatacgactgcattggcaggtgtgagtcagcctgatcttgagatggaactggccgtcatagccgacaaagacatatgggtgtccaagtttagacgcttgacagcagaccttgaagatgttgcccgtcagaaggccgttcttgctcagaaacacaaatggagtgatattgaaaacctcacagatgacagcttgcgatcctgtgtaaagatgaaggtgacatcatacagccctgatgtgcagacgctgtgcgctgaggtccaggagcagaaatcccattaa